The following coding sequences are from one Balneolales bacterium ANBcel1 window:
- a CDS encoding glycoside hydrolase family 13 protein codes for MSKFPFHVPDWARGIVWYQIMPERFRNGDPNNTPRALDQKNAWPHDHTSPLELHPWTSDWYRPQPWERENGRDIWFNLQRRRYGGDLQGIIDQLDYLQDLGVGGLYLNPVFQAPSAHKYDGATYHHVDPTFGPDPAGDRRIMARETPHDPSTWEWTSADELLLQLTEEVHRRDMYLILDGVFNHMGLNSWIYQDILRRQQDSPFRDWMQVESWADNPGSHDPSSPFRPGFSVRTWEGFNELPELREDRRGIVAGPREYIFNITRRWMDPYENGERISGVDGWRLDVAFCVKHPFWKAWRKHVRSINPDAYLVAEVIDSIKKTFPYVKGDEFDAVMNYNFTFACNDFFVWTENGKNRISASGFAERLEALMTSFPEPVPHVMQNLLGSHDTDRVASRIVNRGMGAGMGWGEFFQKSKRAENGAYDTRKPTPEEDRIKRLMVMAQFTFPGAPMIYYGDEAGMWGANDPCCRKPMVWPDYEYEPETLLPDGSMRSRKESVAFDPKLHAWHRELARLRNGHPALRYGGYETLFTDNRQNVLVFRREYEGCSVYVAIHNGESGASVEVPLEDLAANTADGKAGRKPRILFDGSEIYPVEDGDRPASVSWGDEAKAAVTEPSKQNGSDEGASPATVVITLPPFSGIIFE; via the coding sequence ATGAGCAAGTTTCCCTTTCATGTACCCGACTGGGCCCGAGGCATTGTCTGGTATCAGATCATGCCGGAGCGATTCCGCAACGGCGACCCGAACAACACCCCCCGCGCGCTGGATCAGAAAAACGCATGGCCGCACGACCATACCTCGCCTCTGGAGCTTCATCCATGGACCTCCGACTGGTACCGGCCTCAGCCCTGGGAACGGGAAAACGGAAGGGATATCTGGTTTAATCTGCAGCGCAGGCGGTATGGCGGCGACCTGCAGGGCATCATCGACCAGCTGGATTATTTGCAGGATCTGGGTGTCGGAGGCCTCTATCTGAATCCGGTGTTTCAGGCCCCATCCGCCCATAAATACGATGGAGCCACGTATCACCATGTGGATCCCACCTTTGGTCCCGATCCGGCAGGAGACCGGCGGATTATGGCGCGGGAAACGCCTCATGACCCGTCCACCTGGGAGTGGACATCCGCCGACGAACTGTTGCTCCAGCTTACAGAGGAGGTCCACCGGCGCGATATGTATCTCATACTTGATGGAGTGTTTAACCATATGGGGCTCAACAGCTGGATTTATCAGGATATCCTGAGGCGGCAGCAGGACTCCCCCTTTCGCGACTGGATGCAGGTGGAGTCGTGGGCCGATAACCCGGGAAGCCATGACCCGTCATCGCCGTTCCGGCCCGGTTTTTCGGTGCGCACCTGGGAGGGCTTCAACGAACTTCCGGAATTGCGGGAAGATCGCCGTGGTATCGTTGCGGGTCCGCGGGAATATATTTTCAATATTACGCGCCGGTGGATGGATCCCTACGAAAACGGAGAGAGAATAAGCGGGGTGGATGGATGGCGGCTCGATGTGGCTTTCTGCGTGAAGCATCCGTTCTGGAAGGCGTGGCGCAAGCATGTGCGGTCAATCAATCCGGATGCCTACCTGGTGGCGGAGGTGATCGACTCCATCAAAAAAACCTTCCCGTATGTGAAGGGAGACGAGTTTGACGCCGTCATGAATTACAATTTCACATTTGCTTGCAACGATTTTTTTGTCTGGACCGAAAACGGTAAAAACCGGATTTCAGCCTCCGGGTTTGCCGAGCGGCTGGAAGCGTTGATGACCTCCTTCCCGGAACCGGTGCCGCATGTGATGCAGAACCTGCTCGGATCGCATGATACCGACCGTGTGGCATCGCGTATCGTTAACCGCGGGATGGGTGCGGGCATGGGCTGGGGTGAGTTTTTCCAGAAATCGAAACGGGCCGAAAACGGGGCATATGACACTCGCAAGCCCACGCCGGAGGAGGATCGGATCAAGCGGCTGATGGTAATGGCGCAGTTCACTTTTCCGGGCGCCCCCATGATCTATTACGGAGATGAGGCGGGAATGTGGGGCGCGAATGATCCGTGCTGCCGCAAGCCGATGGTCTGGCCTGATTATGAGTACGAACCGGAGACCCTGCTGCCGGACGGCTCAATGCGGAGCCGGAAAGAATCTGTGGCATTTGACCCCAAACTGCACGCATGGCACCGGGAACTGGCCCGGCTTCGCAACGGACATCCCGCGCTTCGCTACGGCGGCTATGAGACGTTGTTTACCGACAACAGGCAAAACGTGCTGGTGTTTCGCAGGGAGTATGAAGGTTGCAGCGTGTATGTCGCGATCCACAACGGGGAGAGTGGCGCTTCGGTGGAGGTTCCGCTGGAGGACCTTGCAGCGAACACCGCGGATGGCAAGGCTGGCCGGAAACCCCGCATTTTATTTGATGGCAGCGAAATCTATCCGGTGGAAGACGGAGACCGGCCGGCGTCTGTTTCGTGGGGTGATGAAGCCAAAGCGGCGGTTACGGAGCCGTCGAAGCAGAACGGGTCCGACGAGGGGGCGTCTCCGGCCACGGTTGTGATTACCCTTCCACCATTTTCCGGGATTATATTTGAATAA